One Drosophila santomea strain STO CAGO 1482 chromosome X, Prin_Dsan_1.1, whole genome shotgun sequence DNA segment encodes these proteins:
- the LOC120457401 gene encoding serine/arginine repetitive matrix protein 2 isoform X8, with product MEVECDLGDIQNEELLRKMWQQSEDSERKRQIRSHLYKLRESRLCNLYRHETDPMSEPNGNGNGNVNTLAGYAGKDPLATSHGDALLDQNFQSLKSKEVRDSTSPTHELRFHSMTLSQPNTTGWDVQTSSEVSPDGRAYRTETLAKTDGVEKLNGGGLAEFKGRNEQRSSASHQGDDKNFVKQASDSSKTQLQETVVFGDENSGRTEMKMSSTSTSSSSKVVSSSSTVEYGDEPRYLLDNQEKPHQPHQPHQPHQREWEQDQRRQEQRMQEQLQRQEQQIRQEQLQRQEEFQRQEQIQRQEQIQRQQERFTESREQSNSTRNVQTQQHYEENKRYVDMDKASPEYQRHVQHLMEQPGEIISNTVEYPKPNVKMITTVKRLPDGTIVKNKRYETEQLTPSQSHTTHKQTNNQTHNQTRNQVHNQRREHDEQDSQTRDVVDNVEQKHVTESQSFSSVKKSSRRFSTETTSETVEEYDDRGQPSTRVVQKAPTPSYAPPSHSPRQSPAKDFSTHGFPSVRPNKPTQEYPSQRPGIAGEEVVVVRSEKSRQVKQQTSSQRTIETEVVGDDNHEPQRSPQKLREAPTPSWEQPATRRQPVEEDFSTHGFPSVRTSTTTTRPDQPDGEVLLTSKTVSRNQSANRKTNTERIIETQVEHPNAPTHSTPRSGSPRRSQPRDDYASSPRGPAGKPSQSRPSTTGGSTTTTTKTTTTSEPLTRRQLQKEREVDAAHRAFAASLRSSSPADSTTSVGSHHHHQSPRSSVSSNRTFRREMREGSHDSQAPSESSRISSTTVTRHTGGNVTSSTIKTKTTKPVKTPSEPRSPTPKAGGSVTTTTTTISSTTKSSPSPAPASPTTAAPPTSTPASSAPPDNKLSQYTYTTTKPGDIFSLPPTTPPTINNEPTLTTTRKTTTTTTTSDNLQNHPKQSAIEPATTDTDTDTDSQPIRKVKLSANEAKVVEEAPCVRRQYYQLGNEGENPETPESSGTPANKKPHPMRRPHDEPTTEPQLRRSSKSPSVEPRQVQRETTFEGRRVSHPEDRELLIDELILIEEMSGAPGLPTASTSPVPRAQSPGKPVTRTQSPEKQQPRATPRQSPEKEQPAFKQPHEVYTPSQTDKQFPRAQSPGKTPGWTQPQVSPRQSPERQLPRAQSPEEVPGVRQPSASPRQSPEKQVPDSQTRDQGPGLPRISPRQSPEKQLPKEIPPKSRQSPEKDLTSQQRREEEIFRSAITTTQKRTTNNLNEEFITNERGNPNQPIIEKTPQTTANNEPKTNPSETIESPDGGFPSKPHEVEAQPEVKESPTFRKKGLTRRETFEDRCRQILGMEEDGDTQGTYTERPNNEEEAENVSHTTIETIQVKIEDCPDDDEDDKPRRVTETYVVRTQPTIKVEEELFVDVTEAEEVEILVNPSKKTPKEEDSPKYSKGQDTPKSPKKDQPIPTTLKKEQSPVHSKDEETPRYPKEPGSRRYPKEPEPSEYFKESPRNPKDDAETININEETTIVIAKQGSKSPSPERRVPKIQQHPSPTASPSVSPVSGKKIPSKVESNFVTEKVIDCRGKTAVEKISQRPRTPSPTTPKKNTKPSQNIPERVPETESEPEKDSEPETKKKTSVSVTKLETERRNSRTTKTKQPLQPKEPQSKVPTAKSPRKDSLTGRKRDSLVEETRTTTTTTTTRQGRKPSDTNGSPTIKDRLRSSPRKQKTSPQQTRTPTPAQTRSPEDDVDGDSSSPDDSPTRVGNERRRSSNISVHTEIIIDHMAPKSPKTERRPQSSTGNVPSPIRKLPVTERKESAPVPRVTRRDKTEKVTRSTSENIIKVSGSKPHPEMSSLKPGGERSRPSKCCTTKTINLSEQRINTATDMEGVIIDIQQAKSSREPSPDRIVPTPVPAELETGKPRYPDVVQEPDDEPRRKPQVTNIPIFEEESQTYVGCQISELLSSNGIEVDILDNPTVEAPKSLDYPVNTPDTDESLLSVHEKVSRFTHSAEKVKEPKVSAPFSREFDANAKIPENDDCLLSINQKVDKFMRTAENVIRPSSLSPRPEIERPALEEIDEELLRDDCTLSVSQKVHKFIDTAEKLAPTMPQKSPRLVANIERHISRQSEPERELDEESEPELDRDTDVEDDDQTRQLETEEEITQTVTKKKTLKEFKQQTMETRETRRDSKAEPENVQKKSPQTKLKEEPAKVPKYQAKVPQKVSQWEPKKQPQREPKVSQKETPWEPKKQPLSKPKDEPEKVNKREPKVPQKDSQAKLKEEPERVTKRVPQKEPRKEPLRQSEEEPELSPEEEFDDEPLPMTKAHTTAIEIKRQKDILNRPSVFGQRTPERKSSTTPSPNKLNGTRGRPSPSTSLITEEKRSYRNQVTNVTKPGTRKTTPSAYSPAQSPPSKTSSISKRMEEISQQSWVVQDVDVDVEVVGPAPPSHISEKPQGKSPSPTSSRSPSRSPSRSPSRRTSTNLNTISTTTTTTTEHPSTTMTTKPTPKPTPTNPSKDEPEIIPIESLTEKSITTTYTTNTTGRNVASRRNVFEPVHETHVDSEPTGRRPSYMDHTKSSLEHIRRDSLEINKSHYSRKSSVEDESPVEPRNPNSSVKFDVPRKTPSRGADEPRKTSLKGKDEDSDLELEIEEIFDLQRLEKLLETVASYELRRRIRAQMRLIRKNMINAGTTTTITTITTSTTPGKSSPLPKRRDQSPAGAAEAKTKEVRTTINRRQQQQRVEQVDSTTPTAPGKTSPHGKPPMKPRERSASPAQKRRISPPGKQSPGDRSTTTTTKVTTTSTTRGAPSKPAQGPIWADRSKVLKGHAPVPQTNGSTPRKGSTSSTTSSSGKITRTTTSSSTTTSSSSTTNTRNKQREEDSITSSYGVGPTDENGLPLFGIRALKKKATPPAEEPCETKQEVTGYVIEEQFYSDNKSPPRHERKELIYSSNADELAAIKQQLEDEDDSSPPLLDARVVREFKKVESQQALPEDARYVRRGSVKELSEKFIRKESSSSTHSTHSSIAQSLVRHEDETEDDSESNEVCSVIEAPQMRQNQSHITSTTRSSNTRSFLNSSADQRQVTSVDDVLERMRNADNVEEPGDSSEDREARALLNKFLGASVIMQGVESMLPPTATGQRLNSQGVKTTRITNTYSKSGNSSTSTTNNTSNTSNKVSSSSAPVTRTTCDIEEIWDEQVLKQLLEQASTYEERRKIRARLRELMAEREEQKNLKQTSKEEEESSASEYEEIIEEVTDYSDEEEEVPSKKEEPKKEVTKKEVTQKEVTKQQEEIQQKAVQKVEKTETKTSQVTESVSKKLAKVELASSSSSSTTDGVQVQAAQHKSSSSSEQRTESKSKDGGATVTTTTTKVTTRTVSGSAASKNISPLAKFKQLDKQAAAQQAQKTSK from the exons ATGGAGGTGGAATGCGATCTGGGTGATATACAAAACGAGGAATTGCTGAGGAAAATG TGGCAGCAGTCCGAGGACAGCGAGCGCAAGAGGCAGATCCGATCGCATCTCTATAAGCTGCGCGAGTCGCGACTTTGCAACCTTTATAGGCACGAAACGGACCCAATGTCGGAGCccaacggaaacggaaatggcaACGTGAATACGCTGGCCGGATATGCAGGCAAGGATCCGCTGGCCACCAGCCACGGCGATGCCCTGCTCGACCAGAACTTCCAGAGCCTCAAGTCCAAGGAGGTGCGCGACTCGACCAGTCCCACCCATGAGCTGCGATTCCATTCGATGACGCTCAGCCAGCCGAATACCACCGGTTGGGATGTGCAGACCTCCTCGGAGGTCAGTCCGGATGGGCGGGCCTATCGCACCGAAACTCTGGCCAAAACAGATG GCGTGGAGAAGCTCAATGGTGGTGGCCTGGCCGAGTTCAAAGGTCGCAACGAGCAGCGCTCAAGTGCCTCCCATCAGGGCGATGACAAGAACTTCGTGAAGCAGGCCTCCGATAGCTCGAAGACCCAGCTCCAAGAGACGGTGGTCTTTGGGGACGAGAACAGTGGTCGCACCGAGATGAAGATGagctccacctccacctcgtCCTCCTCCAAGGTGGTGTCCTCCTCGTCCACTGTGGAGTACGGTGATGAGCCGCGATATCTGCTGGATAACCAGGAGAAGCCACATCAGCCGCATCAGCCGCATCAGCCCCATCAGCGCGAGTGGGAGCAGGATCAGAGGCGTCAGGAGCAGCGTATgcaggagcaactgcagcgaCAAGAGCAACAGATTCGCCAAGAGCAACTGCAGCGCCAGGAGGAATTCCAGCGGCAGGAGCAGATCCAGCGCCAGGAGCAAATCCAGAGGCAGCAGGAACGATTCACGGAGAGCCGCGAGCAAAGCAACAGCACCCGGAATGTCCAGACCCAACAGCATTACGAGGAGAACAAGCGCTATGTGGACATGGACAAGGCTTCGCCGGAGTATCAACGCCATGTCCAACATCTAATGGAGCAGCCCGGCGAGATAATCTCCAATACGGTGGAGTATCCCAAGCCGAATGTCAAGATGATTACTACGGTTAAGCGCCTGCCGGACGGAACCATTGTTAAAAACAAGCGCTACGAGACGGAGCAACTTACTCCCAGTCAGAGCCATACAACGCACAAGCAGACCAACAACCAGACACACAATCAAACCCGTAACCAAGTCCACAATCAGCGACGTGAACACGATGAGCAGGATAGCCAAACTCGTGATGTAGTGGACAATGTGGAGCAAAAGCATGTGACGGAGTCGCAGAGCTTCTCCTCGGTGAAGAAGTCCAGTCGCCGTTTCTCCACGGAAACCACCTCGGAAACCGTGGAGGAGTACGATGACCGTGGCCAGCCCTCAACCAGGGTGGTGCAGAAGGCACCCACACCATCATACGCCCCACCCTCCCATTCGCCACGTCAGTCGCCGGCCAAGGACTTCAGCACCCATGGTTTCCCCTCGGTGCGTCCGAATAAGCCCACACAGGAGTATCCCTCTCAAAGACCCGGCATTGCTGGcgaggaggtggtggtggtacgTTCGGAAAAGAGCCGCCAAGTGAAGCAGCAGACCAGCTCACAGCGCACCATCGAAACGGAGGTTGTGGGCGATGATAACCACGAGCCGCAGAGATCCCCGCAGAAGCTGAGGGAGGCACCAACACCCAGCTGGGAGCAGCCCGCCACCAGACGTCAGCCGGTGGAGGAGGATTTTAGCACCCATGGTTTTCCCTCGGTGCGCACAAGCACCACAACCACTCGTCCCGATCAACCCGATGGTGAGGTGTTGCTCACGTCCAAGACGGTGAGTCGCAATCAGAGCGCCAATCGCAAGACGAACACGGAGCGGATCATTGAGACACAGGTTGAGCATCCCAATGCTCCCACACACTCCACTCCGCGATCCGGAAGTCCACGTCGATCTCAACCACGCGACGATTACGCCAGCTCGCCACGCGGACCAGCCGGCAAACCGAGTCAATCGCGGCCCAGCACCACTGGTGgtagcaccaccaccaccaccaagaCAACCACCACTTCGGAGCCGTTGACGCGGCGTCAGTTGCAAAAGGAGCGCGAGGTGGATGCCGCCCATCGGGCATTTGCCGCCTCGCTACGCAGCAGTTCGCCGGCGGACAGCACCACCTCGGTGGGTtcacaccaccaccaccagtcGCCACGATCGAGCGTTTCCTCGAATCGCACGTTCCGTCGGGAAATGCGTGAGGGTTCCCATGACAGCCAGGCGCCATCGGAATCGAGCAGGATCAGCTCGACCACTGTGACCAGGCACACAGGTGGCAATGtcaccagcagcaccatcaaGACCAAGACCACCAAGCCGGTGAAAACTCCCAGCGAGCCCAGGTCGCCCACCCCAAAAGCAGGAGGAAGTgtgaccaccaccacgaccACCATTAGCAGTACCACCAAGTCCAGTCCCAGTCCAGCACCAGCCTCACCCACAACCGCTGCACCACCCACCTCAACACCAGCCAGTTCCGCACCACCAG ATAACAAGCTATCACAGTATACGTATACTACCACTAAGCCCGGCGATATATTCTCTCTGCCACCAACTACTCCTCCTACTATTAACAACGAACCAACACTAACCACCACCcgcaaaacaacaaccaccaccaccacctccgaCAACCTCCAGAATCACCCGAAACAATCTGCAATCGAACCTGCTACCACCGATACCGATACCGATACCGATTCCCAGCCGATCCGCAAGGTGAAGCTGAGCGCAAATGAGGCAAAGGTGGTGGAAGAGGCGCCCTGTGTGCGGCGTCAATATTACCAGCTGGGAAATGAGGGGGAAAACCCCGAGACGCCCGAGAGCTCAGGGACCCCTG CCAACAAGAAGCCCCACCCAATGAGGAGGCCCCACGACGAACCCACGACGGAGCCACAGCTGAGGCGTAGCTCCAAGTCGCCCAGTGTGGAGCCACGTCAGGTGCAGCGGGAAACTACTTTCGAAGGTCGTCGCGTCTCCCATCCGGAGGATCGTGAGCTCTTGATCGATGAGCTGATTCTTATCGAAGAGATGAGCGGAGCTCCTGGTTTGCCCACGGCTTCCACAAGTCCAGTCCCTAGGGCTCAAAGTCCTGGAAAACCAGTGACTAGGACCCAAAGTCCCGAGAAACAACAGCCTAGGGCAACTCCCAGACAAAGTCCTGAGAAGGAGCAGCCGGCCTTTAAGCAACCACATGAGGTCTACACGCCCAGCCAGACTGATAAGCAGTTTCCCCGTGCTCAGAGTCCTGGGAAGACTCCTGGATGGACCCAGCCCCAAGTTTCACCTCGTCAAAGTCCCGAAAGACAATTGCCCCGAGCCCAGAGTCCCGAAGAGGTTCCTGGTGTAAGGCAACCTAGTGCTTCTCCTCGTCAAAGTCCCGAGAAGCAAGTACCCGACTCCCAGACTCGCGATCAAGGTCCTGGTCTTCCCCGTATTTCACCTCGGCAAAGTCCTGAGAAGCAGTTACCCAAGGAAATACCCCCGAAGTCCCGCCAAAGCCCGGAGAAGGATCTAACCAGCCAGCAAAGACGGGAGGAGGAAATATTCCGCAGCGCCATTACCACTACACAAAAACGAACCACCAACAATTTAAACGAAGAATTTATAACGAACGAACGGGGTAACCCGAATCAGCCCATTATCGAAAAGACACCACAGACCACAGCTAATAATGAACCGAAAACCAATCCGTCTGAGACCATTGAAAGTCCAGATGGTGGATTTCCTTCCAAGCCCCATGAAGTTGAGGCTCAGCCCGAAGTAAAAGAGTCACCCACCTTCCGCAAGAAGGGCTTGACTCGTCGTGAGACCTTCGAGGATCGCTGTCGCCAGATTTTGGGCATGGAGGAAGACGGCGATACTCAGGGAACTTACACTGAGCGGCCGAATAACGAAGAGGAAGCTGAGAATGTTTCTCACACAACAATAGAAACAATTCAAGTGAAAATTGAGGATTGCcccgatgatgatgaagatgataAGCCACGTCGTGTTACTGAGACATATGTGGTACGCACACAACCAACGATTaaggtggaggaggagctcTTTGTAGATGTGACCGAAGCAGAGGAAGTGGAGATTCTGGTAAATCCATCGAAAAAGACACCCAAGGAAGAGGATAGTCCTAAATACTCAAAGGGACAAGATACTCCCAAATCTCCCAAAAAGGATCAACCGATTCCCACTACTTTAAAGAAGGAACAGAGTCCTGTTCATTCCAAGGATGAAGAAACTCCAAGATATCCCAAGGAACCAGGCAGTCGTAGGTATCCAAAAGAGCCAGAACCTTCTGAATATTTCAAGGAGAGCCCTAGGAATCCTAAAGACGATGCCGAGACAATTAACATTAATGAAGAAACCACCATTGTCATTGCCAAGCAGGGATCAAAGTCTCCTTCTCCTGAACGCAGAGTTCCGAAGATTCAACAGCATCCTTCTCCTACTGCATCGCCATCAGTATCTCCCGTCTCTGGAAAAAAGATTCCCAGCAAAGTGGAGTCAAACTTTGTGACCGAAAAGGTCATCGATTGCCGGGGAAAAACTGCTGTAGAGAAAATCAGCCAGAGACCGCGTACTCCAAGTCCAACTACTCCCAAAAAGAATACGAAGCCATCACAAAATATTCCAGAGAGGGTACCCGAAACTGAATCGGAACCCGAAAAGGATTCAGAACCGGAGACTAAGAAAAAGACCAGTGTCAGCGTCACAAAACTTGAAACCGAACGTCGCAATTCACGCACCACTAAAACAAAGCAGCCACTGCAGCCCAAAGAACCACAATCAAAGGTCCCAACTGCGAAGAGTCCTCGCAAGGATTCCCTGACGGGTCGCAAGCGGGATAGCCTGGTGGAGGAGACACGTACCACTACAACGACCACAACAACTCGGCAGGGTCGGAAGCCCAGCGATACCAATGGTTCGCCTACGATTAAGGATCGCCTTCGTTCATCGCCGCGCAAGCAAAAAACTTCTCCCCAACAAACCCGAACTCCCACTCCGGCCCAGACACGTAGCCCAGAAGATGACGTAGATGGGGACTCCTCTTCCCCAGATGACAGTCCCACTAGGGTGGGTAACGAACGCCGACGATCTAGCAATATTTCCGTGCACACGGAGATTATCATAGATCACATGGCCCCCAAATCACCGAAAACGGAGAGGCGACCTCAAAGTAGCACCGGAAACGTGCCCAGTCCGATTCGAAAGCTTCCGGTAACGGAGCGCAAGGAGTCAGCACCTGTGCCTCGAGTGACGCGTCGCGATAAAACCGAGAAGGTCACGCGCTCCACAAGCGAGAATATCATTAAGGTGAGCGGTAGTAAGCCTCATCCTGAGATGAGTAGCCTTAAGCCAGGTGGAGAAAGGAGCCGACCCAGCAAGTGCTGCACCACCAAGACAATCAACCTGAGCGAGCAGCGCATCAATACGGCCACTGACATGGAGGGTGTGATCATCGATATCCAGCAAGCAAAGAGCTCTAGGGAGCCATCACCGGATAGGATTGTGCCAACACCCGTGCCCGCTGAACTGGAAACGGGAAAGCCTCGCTATCCGGATGTGGTACAGGAGCCCGATGATGAGCCACGTCGCAAGCCACAGGTTACAAATATTCCGATTTTCGAGGAAGAATCTCAAACCTATGTTGGGTGTCAAATTTCCGAGTTGCTTAGCTCAAATGGCATAGAGGTTGATATTCTGGATAATCCCACTGTGGAGGCTCCCAAGAGCCTGGACTATCCCGTAAATACTCCCGATACGGACGAGAGTCTGTTGAGTGTGCACGAGAAGGTATCCCGATTCACTCACTCAGCTGAGAAGGTTAAGGAGCCAAAGGTTTCAGCACCATTTAGCAGAGAATTTGATGCAAACGCCAAGATCCCTGAAAATGACGATTGCCTGCTTAGCATCAATCAGAAAGTAGACAAGTTCATGCGCACTGCCGAGAATGTTATCAGGCCTTCGTCACTTTCTCCTCGACCTGAGATCGAGCGCCCTGCATTGGAGGAGATAGATGAGGAGCTGCTTCGCGACGATTGTACCCTGAGTGTCTCCCAGAAAGTTCACAAGTTCATAGACACAGCCGAGAAGTTAGCGCCCACTATGCCACAGAAGTCGCCACGTCTAGTAGCCAACATTGAGCGCCATATTTCCCGACAGAGCGAGCCAGAGCGCGAGTTGGATGAGGAGTCAGAACCAGAGCTAGATCGGGACACAGATGTGGAGGATGACGACCAAACTAGGCAACTCGAGACGGAGGAAGAGATCACCCAAACTGTGACTAAGAAGAAGACCCTGAAGGAATTTAAGCAACAAACTATGGAAACCAGAGAGACACGTAGGGATTCCAAAGCTGAACCGGAAAACGTACAGAAAAAATCACCTCAAACTAAGCTCAAGGAAGAACCTGCAAAGGTGCCTAAATATCAGGCAAAGGTTCCACAAAAAGTTTCACAATGGGAGCCTAAAAAGCAACCTCAACGGGAGCCAAAGGTGTCACAAAAAGAAACCCCATGGGAACCCAAGAAACAACCCCTTTCGAAGCCTAAAGATGAACCTGAAAAGGTGAACAAAAGGGAACCAAAGGTGCCCCAAAAGGATTCTCAAGCCAAGCTCAAAGAGGAACCAGAAAGGGTGACCAAAAGGGTACCCCAAAAAGAACCTCGCAAGGAACCACTGAGGCAATCCGAAGAAGAGCCGGAGTTGTCCCCTGAAGAAGAATTCGATGATGAACCTCTGCCAATGACCAAGGCACACACCACAGCTATTGAAATTAAGCGTCAAAAGGATATCCTTAACCGTCCCTCTGTGTTTGGCCAGCGCACGCCAGAACGAAAGTCCAGCACTACGCCCTcgccaaataaattaaatggaaCCCGTGGACGACCTAGTCCAAGCACCAGCTTGATTACCGAAGAGAAGAGGTCGTACAGAAATCAGGTGACCAATGTGACCAAGCCGGGAACCAGAAAAACCACTCCATCGGCCTATTCCCCAGCCCAATCGCCACCATCCAAGACCAGCAGCATTTCCAAACGAATGGAGGAAATCAGTCAGCAGTCATGGGTAGTCCaagatgtggatgtggacgtAGAGGTGGTGGGACCGGCTCCACCTTCACACATCAGCGAGAAGCCCCAGGGAAAGAGCCCATCCCCAACGTCATCGCGATCGCCATCGCGATCTCCTTCCCGATCGCCCAGTAGACGCACCTCCACCAATTTGAACACGATCtccacaaccaccaccaccaccactgaGCACCCGAGCACCACAATGACAACTAAACCGACTCCAAAACCGACTCCAACTAACCCATCCAAAGACGAACCCGAAATCATACCCATTGAATCCCTTACAGAAAAGAGCATCACCACCACTTACACGACGAACACCACTGGACGAAATGTGGCTAGCCGCAGAAATGTGTTTGAACCAGTCCATGAAACACACGTGGATTCCGAGCCAACTGGTCGTCGTCCCTCGTACATGGATCACACAAAGAGTTCGCTTGAGCACATTCGACGCGATTCTCTGGAGATCAATAAGAGTCACTATTCCAGAAAGTCATCCGTGGAGGATGAATCTCCTGTGGAGCCACGCAATCCCAACTCATCCGTGAAATTCGATGTGCCGAGAAAGACCCCGTCAAGAGGGGCAGATGAGCCAAGAAAGACTTCGCTGAAGGGTAAGGATGAGGACTCAGATTTGGAGCTAGAGATCGAGGAAATTTTCGATCTTCAGCGACTGGAGAAGCTTTTGGAAACAGTTGCCAGCTACGAACTGCGTCGCCGCATTCGTGCACAAATGCGTCTTATACGCAAGAATATGATCAATGCGGGTACAACtaccaccatcaccaccataACCACAAGCACAACTCCGGGTAAGAGTTCACCACTTCCCAAGAGACGCGATCAGAGTCCAGCGGGCGCTGCTGAAGCAAAGACCAAGGAAGTTCGCACCACCATAAACCgccggcagcaacaacagcgagtGGAACAGGTGGACAGCACAACCCCAACGGCACCGGGAAAAACCTCACCTCACGGTAAGCCGCCAATGAAGCCGAGGGAAAGAAGTGCCAGTCCCGCACAGAAGCGCCGAATTAGTCCGCCGGGAAAGCAATCGCCCGGAGATAGAagcaccaccacaaccactaAGGTCACCACCACAAGCACCACCCGTGGTGCTCCCAGCAAGCCAGCTCAAGGACCCATTTGGGCAGATCGCTCCAAGGTGCTGAAGGGTCATGCCCCAGTTCCCCAAACGAATGGAAGCACTCCCCGGAAAGGATCCACCTCTAGTACCACTTCGAGCAGTGGCAAGATCACTCGCACAACGACCAGTTCGAGCACCACGACTAGCTCCAGTAGCACCACCAACACACGCAACAAGCAGCGCGAGGAGGACTCGATCACCTCCAGTTATGGTGTGGGACCCACAGACGAGAACGGACTGCCGCTCTTTGGAATTCGGGCGCTCAAGAAGAAGGCGACGCCACCGGCAGAGGAACCCTGTGAGACCAAGCAAG AAGTCACAGGCTATGTGATCGAGGAGCAGTTCTACTCGGATAATAAGTCCCCGCCGCGTCACGAGCGCAAGGAACTCATCTATTCAAGCAATGCGGACGAACTGGCCGCCATAAAGCAGCAGCttgaggatgaggatgataGCTCACCTCCGCTGTTGGATGCCCGAGTGGTGCGGGAGTTCAAGAAGGTGGAGTCTCAGCAAGCGCTTCCCGAGGATGCCCGATATGTGCGTCGCGGATCGGTGAAGGAGCTTAGCGAGAAGTTCATACGCAAGGAATCCTCCTCATCCACCCATTCGACCCACTCCTCGATCGCCCAATCGCTGGTGAGGCATGAGGATGAGACCGAGGATGATAGCGAATCCAATGAGGTTTGCAGCGTGATCGAGGCACCACAGATGCGCCAGAATCAGAGTCACATCACTAGCACCACTCGATCCAGCAACACACGATCATTCCTCAACAGCAGTGCCGATCAGCGCCAGGTGACCAGTGTGGACGATGTCCTCGAGCGCATGCGTAATGCGGATAATG TCGAGGAGCCCGGAGATTCTAGCGAGGATCGCGAGGCCCGTGCTCTGCTCAACAAATTCCTGGGAGCCAGTGTCATTATGCAGGGCGTGGAGAGCATGCTGCCACCCACCGCCACGGGTCAGCGTCTAAATAGTCAAGGC GTGAAGACCACGCGGATAACCAACACGTATAGCAAGTCCGGCAAtagcagcaccagcaccaccaatAACACCAGCAACACCTCCAACAAGGTCAGCAGCTCCTCAGCACCAGTTACACGTACAACTTGTGACATTGAGGAGATTTGGGACGAGCAAGTCCTCAAGCAATTG CTGGAACAGGCGTCCACCTACGAGGAGCGTCGCAAGATCCGTGCACGTCTACGCGAACTTATGGCGGAACGCGAAG AGCAAAAGAATTTAAAGCAGACGtcgaaggaggaggaggaaagCAGTGCCAGCGAGTATGAGGAAATCATCGAGGAGGTGACCGACTACAGTGACGAGGAGGAAGAAGTTCCGTCTAAAAAGGAGGAGCCCAAGAAAGAGGTCACCAAAAAGGAAGTGACCCAAAAAGAGGTCACCAAGCAGCAAGAGGAGATCCAACAGAAAGCCGTGCAAAAGGTGGAAAAGACGGAGACCAAGACTAGCCAAGTCACTGAAAGTGTTAGCaaaaagttggccaaagttGAGCTGGCCAGTAGCAGCAGCTCCTCGACCACAGACGGTGTTCAGGTTCAGG